aggaggaggaggggtagtggtgcagaggagggggagggtagtggtgcagaggaggaggagggtagtggtggagacgAGGAGGCGggaagtggtacagaggaggaggaggagggttgtggtgcagagaaggaagagggtagtggtgcataggagtagggaagtggtgcagaggaggagggtagtggtgcataggagtagggtagtggtgcagaggaggagggtagtggtgcagaggaggagggatgtggtgcagaggaggagggtagtggtgcagaggaggagggtagcggtgcagaggaggagggtagtggtgcagaggatgagggtagcggtgcagagtggGAGGGTAGAGGTTCAGGggtggagggaagtggtgcagaggagggggagggtagtggtgcagaggagggggagggtagtggtgcagaggaggaggagggtagtggtgcagaggagggggagggtagtggtgcagaggaggaggagggtagtagtgcagaggaggaggagggtagtggtgcagagtaggaggagggtagtggttcagaggaagaggagggtagtggtgctgagcaggggaagggtagtggtgcagaggaggaggagagtagaggtgcagaggagggggagggtagtggtgcggaggaggagcgtagtggtgcagagtaggagggtagtggtactgaggaggaggagaagggtagtggtgcagaggaggaggagggtagtggtgcagaggaggatgacgatagtggtgcagaggagggtagtggtgcagaggaggagggtagaggttcagaggtggagggtagtggtgcagaggaggagggtagtggtgcagaggaggagggtagtggtgcagaggaggagggtagtggttcatgggaggaggagagtagaggtccagagtaggaggtggagggtagtggtgcaaagaatgaggagagtagtgttgtagaggaggaggaggagggtagtggtgcagaagcggagggtagtggtgcagaggaggagggtagtggtgcagaagaggagggtagtggtgcagaggaggaggagggtagtggtgcagaggaggagggtagtggtgcagaggaggaggagggtagtggtgcagaggaggaggagggtagtggtgcagaggaggagggtagtggtgctgaggaggaggatagtggtgcagagtaggagaagggtagtggtgcagaataggaggagggtagtggtacagcggaggaggaggagggtagtggtgcataggaggagggtagtggtgcagaggaggagggtagtggtgcagaggaggcgagggagggtagtggtgcagaggaggaggaggtagaagagggtagtggtgcagagaaggaggaggagggtgatggtgcaaaggaggatgagggtagtggtgcaggggagaagggtagtggtgcagaggaggagggtagtggtgtagaggaggagggtagtagtgcagaggaggaggagggtagtggtgtagaggaggaggagggtagtggtgcagaggaggagggtagtggtgcagaggaggagggtagtggtgccgaggagggggtagtggtgcagaggaggaaggaagtggtgcagaggaggaggataagggtagtggtgcagaggaggaggaggagggtagtggtgcaaacggGGATTAGagtgttggtgcagaggaggaggctagtggtgcagaggagaaggaggctagtggagcagaggaggatgcgggtagtggtgcagtggaggtgggtagtggtgcagagcaggagggtagtgcttcagaggaggagggtagtggtgctgcggaggaggttagtggtgcagaggaggagggtagtggtgcagaggtggaggagggtagtggagcagaggaggaggagggtagtggtgcagaggaggagggtagtggtgcagaggaggagggtagtggtgcagaggtggaggagggtagtggtgcagatgaggagggtagtggtgcagaggtggaggagggtagtggtgcagaggtggaggagggtagtggtgcataggggtagggaagtggtgcagaggaggagggtagtggtgcataggagtagggtagtggtgcagaggaggagggtagtggtgcggaggaggagggttgtggtgcagaggaggagggtagtgatgcagaggaggaggaaggtagtggtgcagaggaggagggtagtggtgcagagggggagggtagtggagctgaggaggaggaggatattggtgaagaggaggagaagggtagtggtgcagattacgaggagggtagtggtgcagcggaggaggaagagggtagtggtgcataggaggagggtagtggtgcagaggaggagggtagtggtgcagaggaggcgagggagggtagtggtgcagaggaggaggaggaggagggtagtggtgcagaggaggaggaggagggtggtggtgtaaaggaggaggaaggtagtggtgcagaggagaaggggggtagtggtgcagaggaggagggtagtggtgcagatgaggagggtagtggtgcagaagaggaggagggtagtgatgcagaagaggaggagggtagtggtgcagaggaggagggtagtgatgcagatgaggaggagggtagtggtgcagaggaggaggaggagggtagtggtgcagaggaggaggagggtactggttcagaggaggaggagggtagtggtgcagaggaggaggaggagggtagtggtgcagaggaggaggagggttctggtgcagaggaggaagagggtactggttcagagggggaggagggtagtggtgcagaggaggaggatagtggtgcagaggaggagggtagtggtgcagacgaggaggagggtagtggtgcagaggaagaggagggtagtggtccagaggaggaggatagtggtgcacaggaggaggagagtagtggtgcagagggggaggagggtagtggtgcagagtaggagaatagtggttcggaggaggaggatggtagtggtgcagagaggaggagggaagtggtgcagaggaggaggagggtagtggtgcagaggaggaggaggaggaggaggaggaggagggtagtggtgcgaaggaggaggagagtagtggtgcggaggaggaggattgtagtggtgcagagaagaggagggaagtggtgcagaggaggaggagggtagtaattcagaggaggatagtggtgcagaggaggagagtagtggtgcagagtaggagggtagtggtgcagaagaggaggatagtggtgcagaggagaaggagtgtagtggtgcagagggggaggagggtagtggtgcagaggaggagggttgtggtgcagaggaggagaaggagggtagtggtgcggaggaggaggagggtagtggtgcagaaaggaggagggaagtggtgcagtggaggaggagggtagtggttcaaaggaggaggatgatagtggtgcagaggaggaggagagtactggtgcagaggaggaagagggtagtggtgcagagaaggaggagagtagtggtggaggaagaggagggtagtggtgcagagggggtggagagtagtggtgcagaggaggaagagggtagtggtgcagaggaggaggagggtagtggtggaggaagaggagggtagtggtgcacaggagatggagggtagtggtgcagaggaggagggttgtggtgcagaggaggagggtagtggtgcagaggaggagggtagtggggcaaaGGAGGGGTTGAGtaattgtgcagaggaggagggtagtggtgcagaggaggagggtagtggtgcagaggaggagggtagtggtgcagaggaggaggattgtagtggtgcagaggaggagggtagtggtgcagaggaggagggtagtggtgcagaggagggtagtggtgcagaggaggaggatagtggtgcagaggaggagggtagtggtgtagaggaggaggagggtagtggtgcagaggaggaggaggggtagtggtgcagaggagggggagggtagtggtgcagaggaggaggagggtagtggtggagacgAGGAGGCGggaagtggtacagaggaggaggaggagggttgtggtgcagagaaggaagagggtagtggtgcataggagtagggaagtggtgcagaggaggagggtagtggtgcataggagtagggtagtggtgcagaggaggagggtagtggtgcagaggaggagggatgtggtgcagaggaggagggtagtggtgcagaggaggagggtagcggtgcagaggaggagggtagtggtgcagaggatgagggtagcggtgcagagtggGAGGGTAGAGGTTCAGGggtggagggaagtggtgcagaggagggggagggtagtggtgcagaggagggggagggtagtggtgcagaggaggaggagggtagtggtgcagaggagggggagggtagtggtgcagaggaggaggagggtagtagtgcagaggaggaggagggtagtggtgcagagtaggaggagggtagtggttcagaggaagaggagggtagtggtgctgagcaggggaagggtagtggtgcagaggaggaggagagtagaggtgcagaggagggggagggtagtggtgcggaggaggagcgtagtggtgcagagtaggagggtagtggtactgaggaggaggagaagggtagtggtgcagaggaggaggagggtagtggtgcagaggaggatgacgatagtggtgcagaggagggtagtggtgcagaggaggagggtagaggttcagaggtggagggtagtggtgcagaggaggagggtagtggtgcagaggaggagggtagtggtgcagaggaggagggtagtggttcatgggaggaggagagtagaggtccagagtaggaggtggagggtagtggtgcaaagaatgaggagagtagtgttgtagaggaggaggaggagggtagtggtgcagaagcggagggtagtggtgcagaggaggagggtagtggtgcagaagaggagggtagtggtgcagaggaggaggagggtagtggtgcagaggaggagggtagtggtgcagaggaggaggagggtagtggtgcagaggaggaggagggtagtggtgcagaggaggagggtagtggtgctgaggaggaggatagtggtgcagagtaggagaagggtagtggtgcagaataggaggagggtagtggtacagcggaggaggaggagggtagtggtgcataggaggagggtagtggtgcagaggaggagggtagtggtgcagaggaggcgagggagggtagtggtgcagaggaggaggaggtagaagagggtagtggtgcagagaaggaggaggagggtgatggtgcaaaggaggatgagggtagtggtgcaggggagaagggtagtggtgcagaggaggagggtagtggtgtagaggaggagggtagtagtgcagaggaggaggagggtagtggtgtagaggaggaggagggtagtggtgcagaggaggagggtagtggtgcagaggaggagggtagtggtgccgaggagggggtagtggtgcagaggaggaaggaagtggtgcagaggaggaggataagggtagtggtgcagaggaggaggaggagggtagtggtgcaaacggGGATTAGagtgttggtgcagaggaggaggctagtggtgcagaggagaaggaggctagtggagcagaggaggatgcgggtagtggtgcagtggaggtgggtagtggtgcagagcaggagggtagtgcttcagaggaggagggtagtggtgctgcggaggaggttagtggtgcagaggaggagggtagtggtgcagaggtggaggagggtagtggagcagaggaggaggagggtagtggtgcagaggaggagggtagtggtgcagaggaggagggtagtggtgcagaggtggaggagggtagtggtgcagatgaggagggtagtggtgcagaggtggaggagggtagtggtgcagaggtggaggagggtagtggagcagaggaggaggaggctaatggtgacgaggaggaggagggtagtggtgcagatgtggaggagggtagtggagcagagccaGATACCATAAACCACGACAACCTCGACCACCATTAAcaataaccaccactaccactaatcacaaccatcagccaccacaattaccaaccacagcaatcaaccaccaccgccaccaaccacaactattaaccaccactagaaccaaccactaccaccaacaataaacatcacccaccactgccaccaatcacaacctaccaccacagccaccaaccacaacccagcaacaattccaccaccactaccatggattctccattaagtgaaagtaatgaataaaatatttttaacctACATTTTATTATGCTTCAattttatttctagtatatgtagaaatatatttttaatatatttctacatttttttgtatatattccatcaatcaggaaaacgatttttatgcaacatttaaggttgcgacacggtctcaaaattgtttagccaaagttgtgcagtaagttgtggcaacttatttacaaccacacaataacgtagctaatacatgaaaacaaacgttgtcacacctggctactctcccgacccacacctgtagatgagagggagcacggaagcccacacctggctactctccccacccacacctacagAAGGAGCCCCACACCAGCCTATTTTCCTCATCCAAACCTGCATATCGGAGTAAATACTGAATTCTACAACTGGGACCACTGCCAGCCCCCACTTGTAGATGAGACGGAACAGTAAACCAACACCTGTCTCCTTCACACCTGATTActttccccacccacacctgcagatgagagAGAAAACTGAAGTATACACCTGGTAACTCTCCACCCCCAcgcctgcacatgagagggaacactgatgcccacacctggctactctccccacccacacctacagAAGGAGCCCCACACCAGCCTATTTTCCTCATCCAAACCTGCATATCGGAGTAAATACTGAATTCTACAGCTGAgaccactgccagccaccacttgTAGATGAGACGGAACAGTAAACCAACACCTGTCTCCTTCACATCTGACTACTTtctccaccaacacctgcagatGAGAGAGAAAACTGAAGTATACACCTGGTAACTCTCCACCCCCAcgcctgcacatgagagggaacactgatGCCCACACCTGCtactctccctcccctcacctgcAGATGGGAAGGAacacggaagcccacacctggctactcacccgacccacacctgcacatgagaggtaacactaaagcccacacctggctactctccccacccacacctgtacatgagagggaacactaaagaccacacctggctactctccctccccacacctgtagatgagagggaacacggaagcccacacctggctactctccccacccacacctgcacatgagagggaacactaaagcccacacctggctactctccccacccacacctgtctatGTCACACACTCATGCCAAAGAAAACTTATATCAAGTAAATCTAGCTTGTATTAAGCAAGACAATGTTGGGCTAAATATTGATCAGTGTTATCTTATAAGCAGTGAAGCTTGCTTAACGAATATTCTTGGTCGCTAAACGGTGCTCAAAGTTACTCAAGAAGCCTTATAAGTTCTCTAATTCATGACTTTTAATGTAAAAATATTTTTGAAACCACTGGAAGCACTGTGAATTAAACAACTGAGTTACAGATATTCACGTGTTAAAATGTAGTCAATACGTACAGGTGAGACGCGTGTCACGGAAGGCCAGGTGACTATACCCTCCTCTTGAGGGAGGACACAGCTGAGCCGCCAGGTGGCAGCACCAGTCTATGGCGGGGTCGTCATCAGTGAGGTCCCGCCTGATGGTCAGGGTGAGCGTCCTTCCCTGGTACGGCAGagtgtccagggtgtccgggttcaCGTAACCCCTgatgtccagggtgtccgggtccacgtagcccgtggcgtccagggtgtccgggtccacgtagcccgtggcgtccagggtgtccgggtccacgtagcccgtggcgtccagggtgtccgggtccacgtagcccatggcgtccagggtgtccgggtccacgtagcccgtggcgtccagggtgtccgggtccacgtagcccgtggcgtccagggtaatGACTGAAGACATACACTGAGATGCAGTCACTGTCGTTACTGGTATGTTCTAAGATATAACAAGAAGACATACTGAGCCATCCACTCACCTTACTGCTGGGTTTATTACCTGATGACAAGTCCGTATTTTGGACAGTATTAATAGCATCTAAACTATGTATTAATAGCTTTTAAAAgccatggtcaaggtcatctgtatcaatggtcaaggtcacagtcaaggtcatctgtatcaatggtcaaggtctcattagaaggtcatataaactaagtcaaggtcacagtcaaaattatctgtatcaatgttcaaggtcacagtcaaggtcatctgtatcaatggtcaaggtcacagtcatggtcatctttatcaatggtcaaggtctcaTTTGGTCATATAAACTAAgtcaaggtcacagtgaaaggtcatctggacCAAGTATCAAGGTCACAGGGATAGATGGGTCACCTGAATTAAGGATCAAAGTTACAGAAGGTCTAATTAACCAAGGatcaaggtcacagtgaaaggtcatcttaaacaggaattaggtcacagtgaaaggtcatcttaaacaggaattaggtcacagtgaaggtcatcttaaacaggaattaggtcacagtgaaaggtcatcttaaacaggaattaggtcacagtaaaaggtaatcttggacaggaattaggtcacagtgaaaggtcatcttgaacaggaattaggtcacagtgaaaggtcattttGGACAGGAATTAGgtgacagtgaaaggtcatcctgaacaggaattaggtcacagtaaaaggtcatcctgaacaggaattaggtcacagtaaaaggtcatcttggacaggaattaggtcactgtgaaaggtcatcctgaacaggaattaggtcacagtgaaaggtcatcctgaacaggaattaggtcacagtgaaaggagatctgtaccacgagtcaaagtcaaagtggtaagtcatctgaaccaaaagtttggcgtcgctaaatacttcatgaaattatttatgcacaagaatatatacagcagcggaatgtttcgaaaatttattattcatggagtagtcgcccttaataagtctatatttgtaatcaaagtagaaggtttgtcacccttaaggtgactatatttgtaaacaatataaggtgtttgtcacccttaaggtgactatatttgtaaacaatataaggtgtttgtcgctcttaaggtgattatgtttgtaaacaatataaggaatctttcgtccataaggttgtaaacatatatgtaaacaatgtaaaTCTGAATTACTATATTAAACATGACGAATGAAGCCTTTTGCGTAATTTTGGTATTAATAAATAACCCTAAAAATTATGgtggaaaatatgaatatttaccaagatactgcaggtgaggaaggtgaggcaggtgacggatgaggacgggcagttgctGTAGTGTGAGGCGCAGGTGGAGGCTCTCgagggtgtgaggcaggaggggtatGGCTGCCTCAGACATACCCCTCCTGCCAATAAACCGCTCTAAGGTACACTTACTGCCGGGGGCTGTCAGCCTCTCCAAACATTGTTTTGATATCTCAAAATCTTTGCTGAATAATCCatattcaaaatattcaagaTTTAAGGATATGGTTACCTTCATTTTTGCCAGCACTGACAGTGCAGACAGAAACTGCTTTAGTTGGGGTGTATCGTTTATGTTTAGGTAAATGTTCTTAGGTGTCACCTTCTTAAGAACAAGCGGCAGGACAACACACGAGTCAACACTCTCTATTTCCCACTCTTGTTCTGTACGCAGCTTCTCACACACGGCTTGGATGACGTGCTCACTCCCGCGGGACTCTGCTACATGCTTCAACAGCTCGTCAGTCTCAAGTGTAACCATCTCGCACAGGTCAATTATGTGAGTAATGAACTTGTGCTCTACTCCCCGGGCACACAGCACCCCGGTAGTGCTGACTAAAATGTTCTGCCATCTGGGGCGCTCATCAAACTCTTGTTGCACGTCGCTAATATCAAACGTTGACCCTCTCAGGTGATCTCGCAAGGAGCGTTTTTCCTTACGTACAACATCCACCAAGAGGTCAATGATTATAGAGCTTTCCCCTGACACACGGTGTGATGGTGGATCACCTCGGTCTTGTTCAGCCTTCAACAAGAGATCGACCAGCCTCCTGCTGGCAcaatactcctggtacctggcgtgaaaatagccaaacacccacaccacactgaggccccgacggtagctggttcttgtgaaatagttggacaagacctcctcctgcggcagtcccagagtgtcacacttctCCCTAATCTCCGCTTCCGTCTGCGGCCAAAGGTCGTACTCCTGCCTCAGGACCCCTCTTAAACTAATCTCTTCTAAGAACCTCAAAAACCTTTTCACATTTTCGTCACATTTTCCTTTGGGTTGGGTCACGTGTTTGTCTGTGAGTCTGGACACTAATTTGTTGGTTATGAAGTCATGAATCTTCTCGTAGACTTGAGTgtttgtggtgaggttgttaaattcttctgtagcctcgacacacagcagcgccaacaaggtcaaggtgagtggagtgttgaggtactcacccaggaactgactcatctgctccagccgctgggtaaacctccctgtgatgacactccgttggctctcttcctccaccagcaccttgatggttctctcggcgaactccacgcgacgttctggagtgatgcccaagacgaggatgttgcagcgaggtctggtgtgtgggacGAGCTGTGACAGGTGTTGGTCCCACCCCGGCCGTGTGGTTATCACCAACCTCACATCCTTGCCAGGCAGGTGCAACAGCTCCTTCACCAGCCTTCCTGAATGGTCGTTGACCTCGTCGTAGCCGTCAATCAGGACTAATATATTTAAGCTCAAGATTATCTCCTTAAACAGCTGCAAGTCGACACCAGAATCACTAAGTGTTTGAGGCAGCAACTGGCGGAGGAGATCATCGAAGGTATTAAGATGTGAGTCCCTGCACTGTACATAGAAAACGAGGTCCACAGTGCCCAGGTGACGTATGGCAGCAGGGTCCTCTACCCACttctcgaggatgagcttgagtaaAGTTGTCTTGCCCATACCACCTTCCCCTGTCAGGAGGACACACTGAGGGACTCTTCCGTCCTCTCGTCTCATACTCAAGATGTGTTCATAATCTATATCCTGACCCTTGGCAGCGTGGGAGGGTCTTGTGCTATCCTGACCCTTGGCCGCATGGGAGGGTCTTGCCCCTATGACGGGATCTTCAAGGAGTCGCAGTCGTGTAAAAGCAAGACTTGGGTTGTAGTTAATGTTGAGGAGGAGCCAGGGTGCGGGAACAATCTGGTACAGCAGTTTATACCCGTCAGTTAGCTCCTGCTTGCTCATCTGCTTAACCTCTTCTGTGATGTGGCTTCTGAACATCTTAATCTCCTGGCGGAGCTGAGGCAAGTACGCCACATCTGAGGGATCCAGCGGCTCTCTGACCTTCGCTAGCAGACCACCAATATACTTGGTGACAtctctggtcacgtggtccacatccTGGCTGTTTGTCCCACACCGGACGCCGGCCTCAGCCAGCATCTTAGCCAATAAGTCACTGAGCTCCGTCAGTGTTGACGTAAGATCTTGCTCTGACATTATCACATTATCATGGGCCAACGTGTTTCGGTGTTGCTTCAGGCTGTAAATGAGGTGTTCAAGTGATGGTCCGTGAGGCCCTGGAGTGGTCCACGTGGGGTCATTCATCtcagccagaccacacacacgttGCAGGAGTTTATACAACAGGGTGATGTTAAAAGTTGCCGCGTCAGAGGAAGCTTCGAGTTTATCCCTCTGGTGATCATCGAAGACACGCCTGTACTGAGCATTGGTGTACCCCAAGTCCTGAGTGAGGTAAGTCACTACTGGGAAGGTGCCCCGGTACGACCACATAAACACACTTGCTAGCGCGTCTCGTCCTGCCTTAGTCACAGCCAGTCCATACCGCAGTCTGTTCACATCTTCCGGTTGGATAACAGGACTCGAGGCCGCCATATTGGGCCGTATGATTCTCACCTCACACAACTGTTGTCAAGTTTCACACAAGCAGTAAATGTCCCACGCtggttttgttattatattatgtttaaaaacataacattgtttctcactgtcggagacgggcagcttgttaggcttgtgtaggccttcctaagccaacgacagaccttcctcaggatgcatccctcaacagttgactaatttccaggttaatatttactgctaggtgaacagtggtatCAGGAGGCTGAGCATCTCACACTGCCAGGGAATCACACTCGGATCTAATCGGTGATGATCCGACTGCATTAACCACAATACAGTCACTTAATTGACCAAAAATATAAGTGATTtccaaataaaccaaattttacaAAATGTGTTCACATGTTAATGCAATATTCGGTTCCAGCTTTATTTGTTATTATAAATTTGTTCTTTAACTAGTTAATTTCTTCTGTCTTTGTACTCTTCAGAATTCTGTCATCTGGAAGAACAATTtaacgttattaaaacaagatgttagtgttaaacattgggtcagaaatacatttttgagatcactaaaacaaataaaattccaaaatctgcctcctgcattttgttatattttataacttaaaacttgtcaatattttaacctaactcctgtgatcattgtggtgttggcttctggtttaggtagagtaatggtgctcattttctcacacagaaatatacggtgtagcatttagtaatgttattctctgcctttatcttgctcttgtaaggacctatttagattatgcagttcagtttggtcaacatacaataTACTGGACATAATTTATCTTGAACCCGTAAAGAGAAGAATGACAAAGTTGATCTCAGGAATtagaaatctcccttattaagagAGATTAAGGAAGCTATGTTTACACATTCTTCGGAAAGTATAGTTGATATTATTGATGTTGTCAAAAGGATGAAAAGTTATAT
This window of the Procambarus clarkii isolate CNS0578487 chromosome 46, FALCON_Pclarkii_2.0, whole genome shotgun sequence genome carries:
- the LOC138349656 gene encoding uncharacterized protein, translated to MAASSPVIQPEDVNRLRYGLAVTKAGRDALASVFMWSYRGTFPVVTYLTQDLGYTNAQYRRVFDDHQRDKLEASSDAATFNITLLYKLLQRVCGLAEMNDPTWTTPGPHGPSLEHLIYSLKQHRNTLAHDNVIMSEQDLTSTLTELSDLLAKMLAEAGVRCGTNSQDVDHVTRDVTKYIGGLLAKVREPLDPSDVAYLPQLRQEIKMFRSHITEEVKQMSKQELTDGYKLLYQIVPAPWLLLNINYNPSLAFTRLRLLEDPVIGARPSHAAKGQDSTRPSHAAKGQDIDYEHILSMRREDGRVPQCVLLTGEGGMGKTTLLKLILEKWVEDPAAIRHLGTVDLVFYVQCRDSHLNTFDDLLRQLLPQTLSDSGVDLQLFKEIILSLNILVLIDGYDEVNDHSGRLVKELLHLPGKDVRLVITTRPGWDQHLSQLVPHTRPRCNILVLGITPERRVEFAERTIKVLVEEESQRSVITGRFTQRLEQMSQFLGEYLNTPLTLTLLALLCVEATEEFNNLTTNTQVYEKIHDFITNKLVSRLTDKHVTQPKGKCDENVKRFLRFLEEISLRGVLRQEYDLWPQTEAEIREKCDTLGLPQEEVLSNYFTRTSYRRGLSVVWVFGYFHARYQEYCASRRLVDLLLKAEQDRGDPPSHRVSGESSIIIDLLVDVVRKEKRSLRDHLRGSTFDISDVQQEFDERPRWQNILVSTTGVLCARGVEHKFITHIIDLCEMVTLETDELLKHVAESRGSEHVIQAVCEKLRTEQEWEIESVDSCVVLPLVLKKVTPKNIYLNINDTPQLKQFLSALSVLAKMKVTISLNLEYFEYGLFSKDFEISKQCLERLTAPGSKCTLERFIGRRGMSEAAIPLLPHTLESLHLRLTLQQLPVLIRHLPHLPHLQYLVITLDATGYVDPDTLDATGYVDPDTLDAMGYVDPDTLDATGYVDPDTLDATGYVDPDTLDATGYVDPDTLDIRGYVNPDTLDTLPYQGRTLTLTIRRDLTDDDPAIDWCCHLAAQLCPPSRGGYSHLAFRDTRLTCVGGERLLRGLHRRGVTGDELWIWIQDSEENKKYLQELGASFNNFKNVLIL